A genomic window from Nicotiana sylvestris chromosome 11, ASM39365v2, whole genome shotgun sequence includes:
- the LOC104243007 gene encoding uncharacterized protein: protein MANQGAKKRKEENARHMKKLFQIILACNVIYLLVRAGIFHSSFTWKHVVGLLLTSLAYALPYKQLDSMSKPSYGDDGELFDGGYDMSTGGICGYLHDVIYITCFVQLASIISDKFWYTYLVIPAFAAYQLSGFIKGFLPQGSEDAEEDEKTRKKREKLEKKASRTKFVKTRAR, encoded by the exons ATGGCGAATCAAGGAGCAAAGAAGCGAAAGGAAGAAAACGCTCGTCATATGAagaaactctttcaaatcatccTTGCCTGCAAC GTGATTTATTTATTGGTGAGAGCTGGAATTTTTCATTCAAGTTTCACATGGAAGCATGTCGTAGGATTATTGTTGACTTCGTTGGCTTATGCTTTACCATACAAACAATTAGATTCAATGTCAAAACCAAGTTATGGTGATGATGGAGAGCTCTTTGATGGTGGATATGATATGAGTACTGGTGGTATTTGTGG ATATTTACATGATGTAATCTACATTACATGTTTCGTGCAGTTGGCTTCTATCATCTCCGACAAGTTCTGGTACACATATCTAGTG ATACCTGCATTTGCAGCGTACCAGCTCTCTGGATTTATCAAAGGATTTTTACCTCAAGGTTCAGAG GATGCTGAAGAGGATGAGAAGaccagaaaaaagagagagaaactGGAGAAGAAAGCTTCAAGAACCAAATTTGTTAAAACAAGAGCTCGTTAA
- the LOC104242999 gene encoding cytochrome P450 CYP72A219-like codes for METLFNIKVAVSLVIVIIFLRWVWKFLNWVWIQPKKMEKRLKMEGFKGSSYKLLFGDMKEINTMVEEAKTKPMNFTNDYVARVLPHFTKLMLQYGKNSFMWLGPKPTMFITDPELIREILSKSYIYQKIQGNPITKLLAQGLVSYEAEKWAKHRKIINPAFHLDKLKHMLPSFYLSCCDMLRKWESIASSEGSEIDVWPFLETLTSDAISRTAFGSNYEDGRQIFELQKEQAELILQAARWLYIPGWRFVPTKRNKRMKQIAKEVRSLVLGIINKRIREMKAGEAAKDDLLGILLESNFKEIQMHGNKNFGMTIDEVIEECKLFYFAGQETTSVLLVWTLILLSKHVDWQERAREEVHQVFGSNKPDYDALNQLKVVTMIFNEVLRLYPPGITISRTVHEDTKLGNLSLPAGIQLVLPAIWLHHDNEIWGDDAKEFKPERFSEGVNKATKGKFAYFPFSWGPRICVGLNFAMLEAKMALALILQHYAFELSPSYAHAPHTIITLQPQHGAPLILRKL; via the exons ATGGAGACATTATTTAACATCAAAGTTGCAGTTTCATTAGTAATTGTGATAATTTTTCTGAGATGGGTATGGAAATTCTTGAATTGGGTGTGGATTCAAccaaagaaaatggaaaaaagacTAAAAATGGAAGGTTTCAAAGGAAGCTCATATAAGCTATTATTTGGagatatgaaagaaataaatacaatggTTGAAGAAGCCAAAACCAAGCCTATGAATTTTACCAATGATTATGTGGCTAGAGTCTTGCCTCACTTCACAAAGTTGATGCTCCAATATG GCAAGAATAGCTTTATGTGGTTAgggccaaaaccaacaatgttTATCACAGACCCTGAACTAATAAGGGAGATCTTGTCAAAAAGTTACATATACCAGAAGATTCAAGGCAATCCAATCACTAAGTTGCTAGCACAAGGACTAGTAAGTTATGAAGCAGAGAAATGGGCTAAGCATAGAAAAATTATCAATCCTGCATTTCACCTTGACAAGTTGAAG CATATGCTACCATCATTCTACTTGAGTTGTTGTGACATGCTCAGAAAATGGGAAAGTATAGCTTCATCAGAGGGATCAGAAATAGACGTGTGGCCTTTTCTGGAAACGTTGACAAGCGATGCTATTTCAAGAACAGCTTTTGGTAGTAACTATGAAGACGGGAGACAGATATTTGAGCTTCAAAAAGAACAAGCTGAGTTGATTTTACAAGCAGCGCGATGGCTTTACATCCCCGGATGGAG GTTTGTGCCAACAAAGAGGAACAAGAGGATGAAGCAAATCGCTAAAGAAGTACGATCATTAGTGTTGGGAATAATCAATAAGAGAATAAGGGAAATGAAAGCAGGGGAAGCTGCAAAAGATGACTTACTGGGAATACTATTGGAATCTAATTTCAAAGAAATCCAAATGCACGGAAACAAGAACTTTGGCATGACTATCGACGAAGTGATTGAAGAGTGCAAGTTATTTTACTTTGCTGGGCAAGAAACTACTTCAGTTTTGCTTGTTTGGACTTTGATTTTACTGAGTAAGCATGTCGATTGGCAAGAAAGAGCTAGAGAAGAAGTTCATCAAGTCTTTGGAAGTAACAAACCTGATTATGACGCATTGAATCAGTTGAAAGTT GTAACGATGATATTCAACGAGGTTTTAAGGTTGTACCCACCGGGAATTACCATAAGTCGAACTGTACACGAGGATACCAAATTAGGGAACTTGTCATTGCCAGCAGGGATACAGCTTGTGTTACCTGCAATTTGGTTGCATCATGACAATGAAATATGGGGAGATGATGCAAAGGAGTTCAAACCAGAGAGGTTTAGTGAAGGAGTTAATAAAGCAACAAAGGGTAAATTTGCATATTTTCCATTTAGTTGGGGACCAAGAATATGTGTTGGACTGAATTTTGCAATGTTAGAGGCAAAAATGGCACTTGCATTGATTCTACAACACTATGCTTTTGAGCTCTCTCCATCTTATGCACATGCTCCTCATACAATTATCACTCTGCAACCTCAACATGGTGCTCCTTTGATTTTGCGCAAGCTGTAG
- the LOC104242975 gene encoding eukaryotic peptide chain release factor subunit 1-3-like, which translates to MADGHDNDKNIEIWKIKKLIKALEAARGNGTSMISLIMPPRDQVSRVTKMLGDEFGTASNIKSRVNRQSVLGAITSAQQRLKLYNKVPPNGLVLYTGTIMTEDGKEKKVTIDFEPFRPINASLYLCDNKFHTEALNELLESDDKFGFIIMDGNGTLFGTLSGNTREVLHKFSVDLPKKHGRGGQSALRFARLRMEKRHNYVRKTAELATQFYINPATSQPNVSGLILAGSADFKTELSQSDMFDPRLQAKILNVVDVSYGGENGFNQAIELSAEILANVKFIQEKKLIGKYFEEISQDTGKYVFGVDDTLKVLEMGAIETLIVWENLDMTRYVLKNNTSGETVIKHLNKEQDTVQSNFRDPATNAELEIQDKLPLLEWFANEYRRFGCSLEFVTNKSQEGSQFCRGFGGIGGILRYQLDVRAFDDLSDEGEFYEDSD; encoded by the coding sequence ATGGCTGACGGTCATGATAACGATAAGAATATCGAGATATGGAAGATCAAGAAACTTATAAAGGCACTTGAAGCTGCTCGAGGCAATGGTACCAGCATGATTTCTCTTATCATGCCTCCACGGGATCAAGTATCTAGGGTCACTAAGATGCTTGGAGATGAGTTTGGAACTGCATCGAACATTAAAAGTAGAGTTAATCGTCAATCTGTGTTGGGTGCAATCACATCTGCTCAGCAGAGGCTTAAACTCTATAACAAGGTTCCACCAAATGGGCTTGTGCTTTACACTGGAACGATCATGACTGAAGATGGGAAAGAGAAGAAGGTTACAATTGATTTTGAGCCCTTCAGGCCCATTAATGCATCTCTATATCTTTGTGATAACAAGTTCCACACAGAAGCCCTGAATGAACTTTTGGAATCTGATGACAAGTTTGGATTTATTATAATGGATGGAAATGGGACACTTTTCGGGACATTGAGTGGCAATACCAGGGAGGTTCTTCACAAGTTTAGTGTTGATCTGCCCAAAAAACACGGAAGAGGAGGACAGTCAGCACTGCGTTTTGCTCGTCTTCGGATGGAGAAACGGCACAACTATGTGAGGAAAACAGCAGAGCTTGCAACCCAGTTTTATATTAATCCTGCCACCAGTCAGCCCAATGTTTCAGGCCTGATACTAGCTGGATCAGCTGACTTTAAGACAGAGCTTAGCCAGTCTGATATGTTTGATCCTCGTCTTCAGGCAAAAATATTGAATGTGGTCGATGTTTCTTATGGAGGAGAAAATGGTTTCAATCAAGCAATTGAGTTGTCTGCTGAGATCTTGGCCAACGTGAAATTTATACAAGAGAAGAAATTGATAGGCAAGTATTTTGAGGAGATTAGTCAGGACACTGGGAAGTATGTTTTTGGGGTTGATGATACCTTGAAAGTTCTGGAAATGGGTGCTATTGAGACCCTTATTGTGTGGGAAAATCTGGACATGACTAGGTATGTGCTGAAAAATAACACTTCTGGAGAAACAGTCATCAAACACTTGAATAAGGAGCAAGACACTGTCCAAAGTAACTTCCGCGACCCTGCTACGAATGCAGAATTAGAAATTCAGGATAAATTGCCACTGCTTGAGTGGTTTGCAAATGAGTACAGGAGGTTTGGTTGTAGTCTGGAGTTTGTTACCAATAAATCACAAGAAGGATCTCAGTTTTGCCGTGGTTTTGGTGGCATTGGAGGGATTCTCCGCTACCAGCTTGATGTTCGTGCTTTTGATGACCTTTCTGATGAAGGTGAATTTTATGAAGATTCTGACTAG
- the LOC104242959 gene encoding eukaryotic peptide chain release factor subunit 1-3-like yields MMTDDHKNDENIEIWKIKKLIKALESARGNGTSMISLIMPPRDQISRVTKMLGDGFGTASNIKSRVNRQSVLGAITSARQRLKLYNKVPPNGLVLYTGTIMAEDGKDKKVTYDFEPFRPINASLYLCDNKFHTEPLNELLECDEKFGFIVMDGHGTLFGTLSGSTRNVIHKFSVDLPKKHGRGGQSSLRFDRLRMEKRHNYVRKTAELATHFYINPSTCQPNVSGLILAGSAEFKTELSYSNMFDRRLREKILNMVDVSYGGEDGFSQAIKLSAEHLINVKFMHEIDIIGKYFEEISQDTGKYIIGVDDTMQVLDTGAIETIIVWENLDVTRYVLKNSSTGETIIKYLNKEQDAHQSNFREPTTNGELEIMDKMLLLEWLANEYRKFGCSLEFVTDKSQEGSQFCRGFGGIGAILRYKVDVRVFDDVSDNGEVYEEVYVDSE; encoded by the coding sequence ATGATGACAGACGATCACAAGAACGACGAGAATATAGAGATATGGAAGATCAAGAAACTAATAAAGGCATTAGAATCTGCTCGAGGCAATGGTACGAGCATGATTTCTCTAATAATGCCTCCTCGCGATCAAATATCACGCGTCACTAAGATGCTTGGAGATGGGTTTGGAACTGCATCCAACATCAAAAGTAGAGTGAATCGCCAATCTGTATTGGGCGCGATCACATCTGCTCGACAAAGACTTAAACTCTACAACAAGGTACCACCAAACGGGCTCGTGCTATACACTGGAACGATCATGGCTGAAGACGGGAAAGACAAGAAGGTTACATATGATTTTGAGCCATTCAGGCCAATTAACGCGTCTTTATATCTTTGTGATAACAAGTTCCATACAGAACCGTTGAATGAACTTTTGGAATGTGATGAGAAGTTTGGGTTTATTGTGATGGATGGACACGGGACACTTTTCGGGACATTGAGTGGCAGTACCAGGAATGTCATTCACAAGTTTAGTGTTGATTTGCCAAAAAAACACGGGAGAGGTGGACAGTCATCGTTGCGTTTTGATCGTCTTAGAATGGAGAAACGACATAACTATGTGAGAAAAACAGCAGAGCTTGCAACACATTTTTATATTAATCCATCAACTTGCCAGCCTAATGTTTCAGGCCTGATATTAGCTGGATCAGCAGAGTTTAAGACAGAGCTTAGCTATTCTAATATGTTTGATCGTCGTCTTAGGGAAAAGATATTAAATATGGTTGATGTTTCGTATGGAGGGGAAGATGGTTTTAGCCAAGCAATTAAGTTATCTGCTGAGCACTTGATCAATGTGAAATTTATGCACGAGATCGATATTATTGGAAAGTATTTTGAGGAGATTAGTCAGGACACTGGGAAGTATATCATTGGCGTTGATGATACAATGCAAGTTCTAGACACGGGTGCTATTGAGACCATTATCGTGTGGGAAAATCTCGACGTTACTAgatatgttttgaaaaatagcAGTACTGGAGAAACAATAATCAAGTACTTGAATAAGGAGCAAGATGCACATCAGAGTAACTTTCGCGAACCTACTACAAATGGGGAGTTAGAGATTATGGATAAAATGCTTTTACTTGAGTGGTTAGCTAATGAGTACAGGAAATTTGGTTGTAGTTTGGAATTTGTTACAGATAAATCACAAGAAGGATCTCAGTTCTGTCGTGGTTTTGGTGGCATTGGCGCTATTCTTCGTTACAAGGTTGATGTTCGAGTTTTTGATGATGTTTCTGACAATGGTGAAGTTTATGAAGAAGTTTATGTTGATTCTGAATAG